From the Octadecabacter antarcticus 307 genome, one window contains:
- a CDS encoding YtoQ family protein, with the protein MLKVYLSGEIHTDWREQIIEGAKGLDVEFHSPVTNHAASDDCGVNILGAEPNKYWHDHKGAMVNAIRTRKGIADADVVVVRFGEKYRQWNAAFDAGFAAALGKSLIVLQQPDHDHALKEVDAAALAMAREPSEVVQILRYVLTGDLPA; encoded by the coding sequence ATGCTCAAAGTATATCTATCTGGCGAAATTCACACCGATTGGCGCGAACAGATCATCGAAGGGGCCAAAGGCCTCGACGTTGAATTTCACAGTCCCGTCACCAACCACGCAGCGTCAGATGATTGCGGCGTAAATATTTTGGGCGCGGAGCCGAACAAGTATTGGCATGACCACAAAGGTGCGATGGTCAACGCGATCCGAACCCGCAAAGGCATCGCGGACGCTGATGTCGTGGTGGTCCGGTTTGGTGAAAAATACCGCCAATGGAACGCGGCCTTTGATGCAGGTTTCGCGGCTGCCTTGGGTAAATCACTGATCGTGCTGCAACAGCCCGACCATGATCACGCCTTGAAAGAAGTCGACGCGGCTGCCTTGGCCATGGCGCGCGAACCGTCCGAAGTTGTGCAAATCCTGCGCTACGTTCTCACGGGTGATCTGCCCGCGTAG
- a CDS encoding glutathione S-transferase family protein — protein MADLSNFPITQKWVPQNTDIIQLFSYPTPNGVKASIALEEMGLAYEPHLVTLSDADVKSAEFLSLNPNNKIPAIIDPNGPDGPIGLWESGAILIYLAEKTGKLIGSNAAEKAHVIKWLMFQMGGLGPMFGQLGYFSKFAGSEIEDPRPRERYVAEAKRLLAVLETELAGKDWIAGSFSIADIAIAPWLNALEFYGTQEITGYNDLTNVPAYVARFMARPAVQKGKTIPSREG, from the coding sequence ATGGCTGATTTGTCAAACTTTCCAATTACCCAAAAATGGGTTCCACAGAACACTGATATTATTCAGCTTTTCTCATATCCGACGCCGAATGGCGTGAAAGCGTCCATCGCTTTGGAGGAAATGGGGCTGGCGTACGAACCGCATCTTGTGACCCTGTCGGATGCAGACGTCAAAAGTGCTGAGTTCCTGAGCCTGAACCCCAACAACAAGATCCCCGCGATCATTGATCCCAATGGTCCAGATGGCCCGATCGGGCTGTGGGAAAGTGGCGCGATTCTGATCTATCTGGCTGAAAAGACCGGCAAGTTGATCGGGTCGAATGCGGCTGAAAAAGCCCATGTTATCAAATGGCTGATGTTCCAGATGGGTGGCCTTGGTCCGATGTTTGGGCAGCTGGGCTATTTTTCCAAATTCGCGGGGTCCGAAATCGAAGACCCGCGCCCGCGCGAACGCTACGTCGCGGAGGCCAAGCGCCTGTTGGCGGTGCTTGAGACAGAATTGGCCGGCAAAGACTGGATCGCGGGCAGTTTTTCTATCGCTGATATTGCGATTGCGCCTTGGCTGAATGCGCTGGAGTTTTACGGCACGCAAGAGATCACGGGTTATAACGATCTGACGAACGTGCCCGCCTATGTCGCGCGGTTCATGGCACGGCCTGCCGTGCAAAAGGGCAAGACAATCCCATCGCGTGAAGGTTAA
- the mscL gene encoding large conductance mechanosensitive channel protein MscL, with amino-acid sequence MIKEFKDFIAKGNVMDMAVGIIIGAAFTAIVGSLVADIINPIISLVMGGVDFGGLFINLRGDYATIEAANEAGAAVFAYGRFIMAIINFVIIAFVVFMLVRNVNKLKKAEEKAPAAPAGPTQEELLTNILAALKK; translated from the coding sequence ATGATAAAAGAATTCAAAGACTTCATTGCCAAAGGAAATGTCATGGACATGGCCGTTGGTATCATCATCGGTGCAGCGTTTACTGCAATCGTTGGCAGCCTTGTTGCCGATATCATCAACCCAATCATCAGCCTGGTCATGGGCGGCGTTGATTTTGGCGGATTGTTCATCAATCTGCGCGGCGATTACGCAACGATAGAAGCCGCCAACGAAGCAGGCGCAGCCGTATTCGCCTATGGCCGTTTCATCATGGCGATTATCAACTTCGTCATCATTGCGTTTGTCGTGTTTATGCTGGTTCGCAACGTCAATAAGCTGAAGAAAGCTGAAGAAAAAGCACCAGCAGCGCCAGCTGGCCCGACGCAAGAAGAACTGCTGACGAATATCTTGGCTGCATTGAAGAAATAA
- the ald gene encoding alanine dehydrogenase, translating to MHIGCPKEIKPQEFRVGLTPNAAREAVVHGHTVSIETQAGIGAGFTDEDYVDAGAAIIATAVEIFAAADMIVKVKEPQPVERKMLREGQLLFTYLHLAPDPEQTKDLMASGCTAIAYETVTDANGGLPLLAPMSEVAGRLAPQVGSWTLQKANGGRGVLMGGVPGVGPARVVVIGGGVVGTHAARVAAGMGADVTVLDRSLPRMRYLDDVFARDFKTMYASAGNTIEMVREADMVIGAVLIPGAAAPKLISRAQLSEMKQGAVIVDVAIDQGGCFETSKATTHQDPIYDVDGIMHYCVANMPGAVARTSTIALGNATMPFMLALANKGWRQACEDDAHLLNGLNVHAGQLTYYAVGKALGIDVLSPQLALKV from the coding sequence ATGCACATCGGTTGCCCCAAAGAGATCAAACCACAAGAATTCCGCGTCGGTCTAACCCCCAACGCAGCCCGCGAAGCCGTCGTTCACGGCCACACAGTGTCTATTGAAACACAGGCCGGTATCGGCGCTGGATTTACCGACGAAGACTACGTCGATGCAGGTGCGGCGATTATCGCCACTGCGGTAGAAATCTTTGCCGCTGCCGACATGATTGTAAAGGTTAAGGAACCCCAGCCCGTTGAACGTAAAATGCTGCGCGAGGGACAGTTGCTGTTTACTTATTTGCACCTCGCACCCGACCCAGAACAGACCAAAGACCTGATGGCGTCAGGATGCACTGCGATTGCTTATGAAACGGTGACGGACGCGAACGGTGGCTTACCGCTGCTCGCGCCGATGTCCGAAGTTGCGGGTCGTTTGGCGCCACAAGTCGGCAGCTGGACCTTGCAAAAGGCAAACGGCGGACGCGGCGTTTTGATGGGCGGCGTCCCCGGTGTTGGCCCCGCGCGGGTCGTCGTGATCGGTGGCGGTGTTGTTGGCACGCATGCCGCGCGGGTCGCCGCAGGCATGGGCGCAGATGTGACGGTGTTGGATCGTTCACTACCAAGAATGCGCTACCTTGACGATGTTTTCGCGCGTGATTTCAAGACGATGTATGCCAGCGCGGGCAACACAATCGAAATGGTTCGCGAAGCCGATATGGTCATCGGTGCGGTCCTGATCCCCGGTGCGGCAGCGCCGAAACTGATCAGCCGCGCACAACTGTCCGAGATGAAACAGGGTGCTGTAATTGTCGATGTCGCCATCGACCAAGGCGGCTGCTTTGAAACATCCAAAGCCACTACGCACCAAGATCCGATCTATGACGTCGACGGGATCATGCATTATTGCGTGGCGAACATGCCTGGTGCGGTTGCGCGCACGTCAACGATTGCGCTGGGCAATGCAACCATGCCGTTCATGCTGGCCCTTGCCAACAAAGGCTGGCGTCAAGCCTGCGAAGACGATGCGCATCTGCTGAATGGTCTGAACGTCCATGCAGGACAGCTGACCTATTACGCAGTAGGCAAGGCGCTGGGGATAGACGTGTTGTCGCCGCAGCTAGCGCTAAAGGTCTGA
- a CDS encoding Lrp/AsnC family transcriptional regulator, with amino-acid sequence MDLDETDRRLLNALQRQGRLSNAELSEKVNLSPSACHRRVQRLEKDGFISGYVALVNPRKVDRKTIVFVEITLRAQADDVLDAFEKSVARIPDVLECHLMAGQADYLLKVVAEDAEDFARIHRRYLASLPGVQGMQSSFALRTVRQTTALPV; translated from the coding sequence ATGGACCTAGATGAAACGGATCGCCGCCTTTTGAATGCGCTGCAACGACAAGGCCGCCTCTCAAATGCTGAATTGTCAGAGAAGGTGAATCTTTCGCCCTCAGCCTGCCATCGACGGGTGCAGCGGCTTGAAAAAGACGGGTTCATATCCGGCTATGTCGCGCTGGTGAATCCGCGCAAAGTTGATCGCAAAACCATTGTGTTTGTTGAGATTACTTTGCGTGCGCAAGCTGACGATGTGCTGGACGCATTCGAGAAATCGGTTGCCCGAATTCCTGACGTTCTGGAATGTCATCTGATGGCGGGGCAGGCGGATTATTTGCTGAAAGTTGTGGCAGAAGATGCCGAGGATTTCGCACGTATCCACCGACGGTATCTGGCCAGCCTCCCTGGTGTCCAAGGGATGCAAAGCTCGTTTGCGCTGCGGACTGTGCGCCAGACAACGGCACTGCCGGTTTAA
- the rpsU gene encoding 30S ribosomal protein S21, with the protein MQVSVRDNNVDQALRALKKKLQREGVFREMKLKQAFEKPSEKKAREKAEAIRRQRKLARKKLEREGMV; encoded by the coding sequence ATGCAGGTTAGTGTTCGTGACAACAACGTCGATCAGGCGCTTCGTGCCCTGAAGAAAAAGCTCCAGCGTGAAGGCGTTTTTCGTGAGATGAAGCTTAAGCAAGCTTTTGAGAAACCGTCTGAGAAAAAGGCGCGCGAGAAGGCCGAGGCCATTCGCCGTCAGCGCAAGCTGGCTCGGAAGAAGCTCGAGCGTGAGGGGATGGTCTAA
- a CDS encoding COQ9 family protein, which yields MTPLPDPRALTLLDAILPHVAFDGWSDGAFIAAVDECGLSLAQARDVCPRGAIDLAVLLHTQGDAAMVSALSSSDFSDMRFRDKVAHAVRLRLDAVNDKEAVRRGSVLFALPHMAPEGSKLIWGTADAIWTALGDTSDDINWYTKRATLSAVYGSVVLYWLGDDNDDGQATTDFIDRRIENVMQFESFKAAVNKNPLLKPFSAALAQLTSCVKAPSAPASDLPGSWKTPR from the coding sequence ATGACACCGTTACCTGATCCTCGTGCCCTTACTTTGCTGGATGCCATCCTGCCTCATGTGGCCTTTGATGGCTGGTCTGATGGCGCGTTTATCGCTGCCGTCGATGAATGTGGATTGTCGTTGGCGCAAGCCCGTGACGTCTGTCCGCGTGGTGCCATCGATCTGGCTGTGCTGCTCCACACACAGGGCGACGCGGCGATGGTTAGCGCGCTTTCATCTTCTGATTTCAGCGATATGCGGTTTCGCGATAAGGTCGCCCATGCCGTGCGATTGCGCCTTGATGCGGTGAACGACAAAGAAGCCGTGCGGCGTGGTTCTGTGCTGTTTGCCCTGCCGCATATGGCGCCTGAGGGCTCCAAGCTGATCTGGGGAACGGCGGACGCGATCTGGACGGCACTCGGCGATACGTCTGACGACATCAATTGGTATACCAAACGCGCGACGCTATCGGCTGTGTATGGGTCTGTCGTGCTCTATTGGCTTGGTGACGACAACGATGATGGCCAAGCGACCACCGATTTCATTGATCGTCGGATTGAAAACGTTATGCAGTTCGAAAGCTTCAAGGCTGCGGTCAACAAAAACCCGCTGCTCAAGCCCTTTTCCGCGGCGCTGGCCCAGCTGACATCGTGTGTCAAAGCGCCAAGTGCCCCAGCCAGTGATTTACCGGGTTCATGGAAAACACCGCGATGA
- a CDS encoding NAD(P)H-quinone oxidoreductase translates to MKAVEIAKVGGPEVLVPIDAPMPEPAFGQVRIKVAYAGVNRPDALQRAGMYNPPKGASPLPGLEAAGEISAIGAGVTDWAVGDAVCALLPGGGYAEEVVTPAAHCLPVPDGLTLKQAACLPETFFTVWSNVFMRGGLQAGERFLVHGGSSGIGTTAIQLANAFGARVFTTAGSDAKCRACLDLGAEVAMNYREVDFVDDVKALGGANLILDMIGGDYLPRNVRALCDDGRLVQIAFLQGPKIELNFAHLMMRRLTITGSTLRPQSDLAKAEIARQLKAQVWPLLSSGKVAPVMDQEFALADASAAHARMESSEHIGKIVLKV, encoded by the coding sequence ATGAAAGCCGTTGAAATCGCCAAAGTTGGTGGGCCAGAGGTTCTAGTGCCCATCGACGCGCCGATGCCAGAACCCGCTTTCGGGCAAGTGCGAATCAAGGTCGCATATGCCGGTGTGAACCGCCCCGACGCGTTGCAACGTGCTGGGATGTATAACCCACCTAAAGGGGCAAGCCCGCTGCCCGGGTTGGAGGCTGCTGGTGAAATCAGTGCAATCGGTGCTGGCGTAACTGATTGGGCTGTCGGCGACGCGGTTTGCGCGTTGTTGCCTGGTGGCGGATATGCCGAAGAAGTCGTGACCCCTGCCGCCCATTGTCTGCCTGTTCCCGATGGGTTGACCCTGAAACAGGCCGCCTGCCTGCCCGAAACGTTCTTCACTGTCTGGTCCAACGTGTTCATGCGGGGCGGGTTGCAAGCGGGGGAGCGGTTCTTGGTCCATGGCGGATCATCCGGCATTGGCACAACGGCGATCCAGTTGGCGAATGCATTTGGCGCCCGCGTGTTCACCACCGCTGGATCGGACGCCAAATGCCGCGCGTGTCTGGACCTCGGGGCTGAGGTTGCGATGAATTACCGTGAGGTGGATTTTGTTGATGACGTTAAGGCGCTAGGCGGTGCAAACCTGATCCTTGATATGATTGGCGGCGACTATCTGCCGCGCAACGTGCGCGCGCTGTGCGACGATGGCCGCTTGGTTCAGATCGCGTTCCTGCAAGGTCCCAAGATCGAGCTTAACTTTGCCCACCTGATGATGCGCCGCCTGACGATCACTGGGTCGACGCTGCGGCCCCAGTCCGATCTGGCGAAGGCGGAGATTGCGCGGCAGTTGAAAGCGCAGGTCTGGCCGCTCCTCAGCTCAGGTAAAGTTGCGCCGGTGATGGATCAGGAATTTGCGTTGGCGGACGCAAGTGCAGCCCACGCGCGCATGGAAAGTAGCGAACACATCGGAAAGATTGTTTTGAAAGTCTGA
- a CDS encoding SDR family NAD(P)-dependent oxidoreductase has translation MKLILITGASSGVGAATAREFAKDGSKVILVARSADQLQSLGNEIGELAFPEPCDASDYKAVEAMAKRVVDSHGVPDVIVHCAGAGQWKTVLDTEPSEVITMMQAPYYAAFFVTRAFLRGMLDRKSGVIINVNSPACLVAWPSSVGYAAARAALQGFHEALAQDLVGTGVRSCHAIFGKINSPYFDNNPGVLDKMPILEKTVPTLTPQACAIQLAKLAERPKHRIVFPWVLRVHIEFGRLFPGTTRWLARL, from the coding sequence TTGAAGCTAATTCTAATTACTGGCGCATCTAGCGGAGTTGGTGCGGCAACAGCGCGGGAATTTGCGAAAGACGGTTCAAAGGTCATCCTTGTCGCCCGCTCTGCAGATCAGCTTCAATCTCTTGGAAACGAGATCGGTGAGTTGGCCTTTCCGGAACCCTGCGATGCTTCAGACTACAAAGCGGTCGAAGCAATGGCCAAGCGTGTGGTGGACAGCCATGGAGTGCCCGACGTGATTGTGCATTGCGCCGGTGCTGGGCAATGGAAGACTGTGCTGGATACGGAACCGAGCGAAGTAATCACCATGATGCAAGCCCCGTATTACGCAGCATTTTTTGTAACGCGTGCATTTTTACGAGGCATGTTGGATCGAAAGAGTGGGGTCATTATCAATGTAAACTCACCAGCGTGTTTGGTGGCTTGGCCGTCGAGTGTTGGATATGCCGCCGCACGTGCGGCCTTACAAGGATTTCACGAGGCGCTTGCACAGGATTTGGTGGGAACTGGTGTCCGCAGCTGTCATGCAATTTTTGGGAAGATCAATTCGCCATACTTCGACAACAATCCGGGCGTTTTGGACAAAATGCCAATACTTGAAAAAACTGTGCCAACGTTGACCCCTCAAGCTTGTGCGATACAATTGGCTAAATTGGCAGAACGCCCAAAACACCGCATTGTTTTTCCGTGGGTTCTACGTGTTCATATAGAATTTGGACGGCTGTTTCCGGGAACTACAAGGTGGCTTGCGCGACTTTAA
- a CDS encoding LysR substrate-binding domain-containing protein → MRSAKFGNRFGWTQVPGFWRQLADSLISKWLLQRNDSVQIAMTCQDFKAMEIAVQMGSGIGILPTRFMRTDDTLVQCFELPEDLGSTVWLLLNPSAYRRPEVKAFTAFFAPRYSALFRED, encoded by the coding sequence ATCCGATCTGCCAAATTCGGAAACAGATTTGGATGGACACAGGTACCTGGTTTTTGGCGGCAGCTTGCCGATAGCCTGATCAGTAAATGGCTACTTCAACGCAACGATTCCGTTCAGATTGCCATGACTTGCCAAGATTTTAAGGCCATGGAGATCGCCGTACAAATGGGTTCAGGTATAGGCATTCTACCGACGCGGTTCATGCGGACTGACGACACGCTCGTCCAGTGTTTTGAGTTACCCGAAGATTTGGGATCGACCGTATGGCTATTGTTGAACCCCTCCGCTTACCGCAGGCCCGAGGTCAAAGCGTTTACGGCATTCTTTGCGCCGCGATACAGTGCGCTTTTTCGAGAAGACTAG
- a CDS encoding LysR family transcriptional regulator, with protein sequence MNSVFQNWSDVRVFLAVLRAGSTLAASKELGMAQPTVARRIEALEHTLGVTLFERNTQGFRPTPDAQALVWSAEAIEQAAKVLDMKAGRLASAKCRTIRITAVVDAFNPRLSAILEGFVESYGNVNFELIPSDDTIDISGGDVDVAIR encoded by the coding sequence ATGAACAGCGTTTTTCAGAACTGGTCAGACGTGCGCGTTTTCCTTGCGGTATTGCGCGCTGGTTCTACCTTGGCGGCCTCAAAAGAACTGGGAATGGCACAGCCGACAGTCGCACGACGGATCGAAGCGTTAGAGCACACGCTTGGAGTGACGTTGTTTGAGCGGAACACCCAAGGATTTCGACCGACACCCGATGCGCAGGCACTGGTCTGGAGTGCCGAAGCAATTGAGCAGGCGGCCAAAGTATTGGACATGAAGGCCGGCCGGTTAGCGTCTGCCAAATGCCGCACCATTCGGATTACAGCGGTGGTAGACGCATTTAATCCACGGCTTTCAGCAATCCTCGAAGGTTTTGTCGAGAGCTATGGAAATGTAAACTTTGAGTTGATCCCCAGTGATGATACCATCGACATATCTGGTGGAGACGTTGATGTCGCGATTAGATGA
- the serB gene encoding phosphoserine phosphatase SerB — translation MFVITLIAKPAGLQPALVENLRNAWGGQSAQWLAADEAAEFAVDSKPANLWDVWVDAQEMGVDLVCQPLNGRRKSMLLADMDSTMIQQECIDELADEAGVGAHVADITARAMNGELDFEAALIERVGLLRGLDEAVIGKVLAQRITYMPGGATLLATMKANGAHAALVSGGFTAFTAQVSAHLGFGEDRANTLLIKDGKLTGDVGHPILGKAAKVQALEEITARIGIGQADVIAVGDGANDLGMLEAAGTGVALHAKPSVAAQCDVRINHGDLTALLYIQGYAKTEFV, via the coding sequence ATGTTCGTCATAACACTTATCGCGAAGCCCGCTGGTTTGCAGCCTGCGTTGGTGGAAAACCTGCGCAATGCGTGGGGGGGGCAATCTGCGCAGTGGCTCGCCGCGGATGAGGCGGCTGAGTTTGCGGTTGATAGCAAACCTGCGAACCTGTGGGATGTGTGGGTGGACGCGCAAGAGATGGGTGTCGATTTGGTGTGTCAGCCGCTGAATGGCCGCCGCAAGTCGATGTTGCTCGCCGATATGGACAGCACGATGATTCAGCAGGAATGCATTGACGAGCTTGCTGATGAAGCAGGCGTTGGTGCGCACGTGGCCGACATCACCGCCCGCGCCATGAACGGAGAGCTGGATTTTGAGGCGGCTTTGATTGAACGGGTCGGACTGCTGCGCGGTTTAGACGAAGCGGTTATCGGCAAGGTGCTGGCGCAGCGCATCACCTATATGCCCGGCGGTGCCACGCTGCTTGCAACGATGAAGGCAAACGGTGCTCACGCGGCTTTGGTGTCAGGCGGATTTACGGCATTTACCGCGCAGGTGTCTGCGCACCTCGGATTTGGCGAAGACCGCGCCAATACGCTGCTGATTAAAGACGGCAAACTGACCGGCGATGTTGGCCACCCGATCCTTGGCAAAGCCGCCAAGGTTCAAGCGCTCGAAGAAATTACCGCGCGCATCGGTATCGGCCAAGCGGATGTTATCGCAGTCGGTGACGGGGCCAATGACCTTGGGATGCTAGAGGCCGCAGGCACAGGTGTCGCACTTCATGCCAAACCATCTGTTGCGGCTCAGTGCGACGTGCGAATCAATCACGGCGATTTAACGGCGCTTCTTTATATCCAAGGCTACGCGAAAACCGAATTCGTCTAG
- a CDS encoding asparaginase produces the protein MSDPVDFVELWRGGMLESVHCGHAIVVDEAGEIVQAWGDPHAVIYPRSSAKMLQALPMVESGVADRFGLSPQLLALSCASHSAAAIHTDKVQAWLRYLELGDDAFRCGPNWPMDTTARNAMIKSDATPCRYHNECSGKHCGFLTMTKANGWGPDYIEVDHPLQVLIKRTIEEVTGEDSPAWGIDGCSAPNFATSLLGMGRAMAKYACADDATTRGAAMVRLRDAMMAHPELVANDDRACTQLMRAANGQGAFKTGAEGYFVAILPEKRLGVALKIVDGSQRARDCAIASILCRLGVLDKDDPVVNSYRNPDVVNFAGLITGDIRPSAAIA, from the coding sequence ATGTCTGATCCAGTCGATTTTGTTGAGCTTTGGCGCGGTGGGATGCTGGAAAGCGTCCATTGTGGACACGCAATTGTAGTAGATGAGGCAGGTGAGATTGTGCAGGCGTGGGGTGATCCGCATGCCGTGATCTACCCGCGCAGTTCGGCAAAAATGTTGCAAGCCTTGCCGATGGTGGAAAGTGGTGTGGCGGATCGATTCGGGCTAAGCCCGCAGCTGTTGGCGCTATCTTGCGCGTCCCATTCTGCGGCAGCGATCCATACAGATAAGGTTCAGGCGTGGCTGCGCTATCTAGAACTGGGTGATGATGCGTTCAGATGTGGCCCCAACTGGCCGATGGACACAACCGCGCGCAACGCGATGATCAAATCGGACGCGACGCCCTGCCGGTATCACAACGAATGTTCAGGTAAGCATTGTGGCTTTCTGACAATGACAAAGGCGAACGGCTGGGGGCCTGACTATATAGAGGTCGATCACCCGCTTCAGGTTCTGATCAAACGCACCATAGAAGAAGTCACCGGAGAGGATAGCCCAGCATGGGGTATCGACGGCTGTTCGGCGCCAAATTTCGCCACAAGCCTGCTTGGGATGGGCCGGGCGATGGCAAAGTATGCCTGCGCGGACGACGCCACGACGCGCGGCGCCGCGATGGTGCGGCTGCGCGATGCGATGATGGCGCATCCAGAATTGGTGGCGAACGACGACCGTGCATGTACGCAGTTGATGCGCGCCGCGAATGGACAAGGAGCATTCAAAACGGGCGCCGAAGGTTATTTCGTCGCAATTCTGCCCGAAAAGCGTCTGGGCGTGGCACTGAAAATAGTCGACGGGTCGCAGCGCGCACGGGACTGCGCAATCGCGTCGATCCTGTGCCGCTTGGGCGTTTTGGACAAAGATGATCCCGTTGTGAATTCCTACCGCAACCCCGACGTGGTGAATTTCGCAGGGCTGATCACAGGGGATATCCGACCCAGCGCCGCGATTGCCTAG
- a CDS encoding invasion associated locus B family protein codes for MISKISHALGAIALVTATATLATSAIAQEESSNRVAANTDWSVFVEGNPTECWAVSAPKETVNSRDGQVVSVRRGEVLLFVFYRPGAGVNGQVTFTGGYPFASGSTAELDIGGTTYDLFTEGEWAWPATSEDDARIVAAMKRGSSAAVTARSGRGTVTLDTFSLLGFTAGVEEAANRCSS; via the coding sequence ATGATTTCAAAGATTTCGCACGCGCTTGGCGCGATCGCCCTTGTGACCGCCACAGCAACATTAGCCACGTCTGCAATTGCGCAGGAGGAAAGTTCAAACCGCGTCGCAGCCAACACCGACTGGTCCGTCTTCGTCGAAGGCAACCCGACTGAATGTTGGGCGGTCTCCGCGCCCAAGGAAACCGTGAACTCCCGCGATGGGCAGGTTGTATCTGTGCGCCGCGGTGAGGTCTTGTTGTTTGTATTCTATCGTCCGGGTGCTGGCGTGAACGGCCAAGTGACGTTCACGGGCGGCTATCCGTTCGCGAGTGGATCGACAGCCGAGCTTGATATTGGTGGCACCACGTATGATTTGTTCACCGAAGGCGAATGGGCTTGGCCCGCAACATCCGAAGATGACGCACGCATTGTCGCGGCGATGAAACGCGGATCGTCGGCAGCCGTTACGGCACGTTCGGGCCGTGGCACAGTCACCCTCGACACGTTCTCACTGCTGGGCTTTACCGCTGGCGTCGAAGAAGCTGCGAACCGCTGTTCCAGCTAA
- the rlmN gene encoding 23S rRNA (adenine(2503)-C(2))-methyltransferase RlmN, translating to MQPQAPITQDVMTIKRVLPTGGPLNIVGLTRDQLRDALIGVGVTEKQAKMRVNQVWQWLYHWGVRDFEVMTNLSKDFRTTLAEHFKIELPEVVTKDVSTDGTRKYLVRIAGGHEVEVVYIPEKDRGTLCISSQVGCTLTCSFCHTGTQKLVRNLTAGEIIGQVMLARDDLNEWPEPGQGTGENGPRLLSNIVLMGMGEPLYNFENVRDAMKIAMDGEGIALSRRRITLSTSGVVPEIHRTADEIGCMLAISFHGTTDEIRDKLVPINKKWNLEKLLEALAAYPKVSNSERITFEYVMLKDVNDSDEDARRLVKLIEGIPAKINLIPFNEWPGAPYKRSDADRIKAFADIIYNAGYASPIRRPRGEDIMAACGQLKSATERSRKSRKQIDAEAGL from the coding sequence ATGCAGCCGCAAGCGCCCATCACCCAAGACGTCATGACGATCAAACGCGTGCTGCCGACTGGCGGCCCTTTGAACATTGTCGGCCTGACGCGCGATCAGTTGCGCGATGCGCTGATTGGCGTTGGGGTGACAGAAAAACAGGCCAAGATGCGGGTCAACCAAGTCTGGCAATGGCTGTACCATTGGGGCGTGCGCGATTTCGAAGTGATGACGAACTTGTCCAAAGATTTTCGTACGACACTGGCGGAACATTTCAAGATCGAACTACCCGAAGTTGTCACCAAAGACGTGTCCACGGATGGCACCCGCAAATACCTTGTGCGCATCGCGGGCGGCCATGAGGTCGAGGTGGTTTATATCCCCGAAAAAGATCGCGGCACGCTGTGTATTTCAAGCCAGGTCGGCTGCACGCTGACCTGTTCGTTCTGTCACACGGGCACGCAAAAACTGGTCCGTAACCTGACGGCGGGTGAAATTATCGGCCAAGTTATGCTGGCGCGCGATGATCTGAACGAATGGCCTGAACCCGGTCAGGGCACGGGCGAAAACGGCCCGCGTCTTTTGTCCAACATCGTGCTGATGGGCATGGGTGAGCCGCTGTATAATTTTGAAAATGTCCGTGATGCGATGAAGATCGCGATGGACGGTGAGGGCATCGCGCTGTCGCGCCGCCGCATCACGCTGTCGACGTCCGGTGTTGTGCCAGAAATTCACCGGACTGCGGATGAAATCGGCTGCATGCTTGCCATTTCGTTCCATGGAACCACGGACGAAATTCGCGACAAGCTGGTGCCGATCAACAAAAAGTGGAACCTTGAAAAGCTGCTAGAAGCGTTGGCCGCTTATCCAAAAGTCTCCAACTCCGAACGCATCACGTTCGAATACGTGATGCTGAAAGACGTCAATGATTCAGACGAAGACGCGCGTCGCCTCGTGAAACTGATCGAAGGCATCCCCGCCAAGATCAACCTGATCCCGTTCAACGAATGGCCCGGTGCGCCCTACAAACGCTCTGACGCGGATCGCATCAAAGCATTTGCGGATATCATCTACAACGCAGGCTACGCATCGCCGATCCGCAGACCGCGCGGCGAAGACATCATGGCCGCCTGTGGGCAGTTGAAGTCGGCGACTGAACGGTCCCGCAAATCGCGCAAACAGATCGATGCTGAGGCGGGGCTTTAA